In Poecile atricapillus isolate bPoeAtr1 chromosome W, bPoeAtr1.hap1, whole genome shotgun sequence, one DNA window encodes the following:
- the LOC131592286 gene encoding intraflagellar transport protein 27 homolog — translation MVKLAAKCLLAGDPAVGKSALAQMFRSDGAHFQKNYTLTAGIELLVKAVSVPETSDSVEFFIFDSAGKDLFSEMLGKLWEQPNVLCLVYDVTNEQSFNNCSKWLEKLRAQAVGMHIPGVLVGNKTDLADRRVVEQEQAQEWAEKHGLEYCEMSVKEMKNFEAPFHILAKLFHQLYKEKVETFHSLA, via the exons GAGATCCAGCTGTGGGCAAGAGTGCTTTAGCCCAGATGTTTCGCAGTGATGGGGCTCATTTTCAGAAGAACTACACACTG ACAGCGGGCATAGAACTGTTGGTGAAGGCTGTATCAGTTCCAGAGACAAGTGATAGTGTG GAATTCTTCATTTTTGACTCTGCAGGAAAAGATCTATTTTCTGAAATGCTGGGGAAACTG TGGGAGCAACCCAACGTCCTGTGCCTTGTGTATGATGTCACTAATGAGCAATCCTTCAACAACTGTAGCAAATGGTTGGAGAAACTGAGGGCTCAAGCAGTTGGCATGCACATCCCAG gTGTCTTAGTGGGGAATAAAACAGACCTAGCTGATCGTCGAGTTGTGGAGCAGGAGCAAGCACAGGAGTGGGCTGAGAAACATGGCCTGGAATACTGTGAGATGTCAGTG aaggaaatgaaaaattttgaggcCCCATTCCACATTCTGGCAAAATTATTCCACCAGCTGTACAAAGAGAAAGTGGAAACTTTTCACTCACTAGCCTGA